The genomic DNA CGAGGTCCTGGCCGTGCTTGCTCACGAAGTGGGTCACTGGAAGAAGGGGCACATCCGCAAGCGCCTGCTGTTTACCCAGGTCGGAGCGTTTTCTGTCTGCGCTGCCGCCCACGCCATTCTGTCATGGGGAGGGCTTCCCTTGGTATTCGGGCTTCCCCCGCTTTCATTCGCTCCCCAGCTCGTCCTGCTGTCATTTCTCGGCACGCTCCTCTCCTTCCCGCTGACACCGCTCATGAGCTGGATGTCGAGGCGCCACGAGTGGGAGTCCGACAGGTACGCCGCGGAGCTGTCGGGTAGGCCCGCAGCACTTGCCTCAGCACTCGTCAAACTGAGTTCCGAAAACCTGGCAAATCTGCACCCGCACCCGCTCTATGCATGGTTCTACTACTCCCATCCACCGGTGGTGGAGCGGGTGGACCGGTTGCAGGAAATGGGGGGAAGGAGTGCGGATTGATTTTTTAGGTGGGGTCGAACCGTCTTCTTCAGAAAACGGAGGGGTGACTGAGAGTGCCGCGGATGGGGATCTGGTAGTGACCGGGGGTGTCCAGATACTTGGCAAGGAGGAGAAAGACGAATTTCTGCCGTTCCATGAACTCCGGTTTAGGCATCAGTTCGAGGATCAGATTGAGCGGCGCAGAGGGGAGGGATGCAACAAGGGGCACATCTCCCTTAAGCCGCACATAGAGCCCCTCTCCCTGCATTGTGGCACTCTGAAGTAGAATTCTTCCGCCAGTGACTCGGAGCTTGATCTGGGCCAGTGAGTAGGCGGCGTCCGGAAGGGGCATGACGCCTATCTTGACCCCCGCCAGCTCCACGGCCTTTGCTTCGACCTGTATATCCCCGCCAGGCGTGCTCCTCAGCTTCCTGATTTCCGCATGCCCGCGGAGATCACCCTTTACCTGGGCCGACGCCTTGGTGGAGAAGAAAGGAATATCTTCGAGCCGGACCGCCCGAGCCGTGAGTACAATGCTGCCTCCCCCGGTGGCGGTGTAGCTGCCGATAACGCCGCCGCCTCCGATTCTGGCATCGAGGCCTACGCGGACTCGGCCGATCAGCAGCGGGAGGACATGCAACCTGACTGCGGCGTCGTCTGCCTTGATGAGAGCTCCCTGGTCGTTGCCGATGGTCAGGTTACGGACCCTGATTCCCAGCGGAAAAGCCTTGGTAACCTTCCCCGACTGCAGGAGGAAACCCCTGCTTTCGAGCCCGCGCGACAACACGCCTCGCAATGCTTCGTTAGGGATGAAGGCCACCGTCAGCATGAGTAACAGCAGGAGTGCGGCAGCTACTGCCGCTACAATCAGGAGCCGCTGTCTCATGGTCAACGCTGCCCTTGGGGAGCAGGTTTCAGAAGGGCTACCGTCAACGTTACGTCGAACAGGGCCGGGTTGTCGAAACGGGTTTTTAGAAGGGCCCTTTTGATCACTACCGGCTTTGCCCCCTTTTCCAGCTTGAAGAGGAGGTTCACCGTTTCATTTGCACTCAGGCCGTCCATCTTCACTTCTGCAGCATCCTCGACGAAGCCGCTACCCTGTTCCCCTCGGAGCGGCCGGATCTGCAGGTTCTTACCCTTGATTCCAGTTTCCTCCACCACTTTCGCGGGGGAATCTTCCGGTCTGACAGACGCCATGCGGTTGGCGAGCTTTTGAGCACCCATGCTCGCTTCCCGGTATCGCGCCTTGAGCTGTAGCATTTCCACCACTGCCGCTTCCCTGGAGGCCCTTTTCCGTTTCAGGGTAGTGATGCCTGCGTTTATCGAAGAAAGAAGAAGAGCGGCTATCAGAACGATGGCTATGCCGATGCCGATCCGCAGGCGGGTTTGCGGGTCCATGTTCCGGTACTGTTCCTGGAGATAGGCTGCATACTTCATTTGCGCTCCCCCTTTAACGTGCCGCGGAAGAGAAAGGTGACGCTTCCATCGGGGCGCGACTTGATTTCACCCACCTCTGCTCCTGCGAACTGGGCGGCCGCTCTTGCCCTGAAGTCATTTACCGCCTGGACCGATCGTGCCTCCCCCTTCAACCGAACCTGCCCACCTGTGATTTCAGCCTCATAGATTCCGGTAACGTCCTCCCCCTTCAGGTCGGCCAGCAACCTCAGGGCATTCAGGGTTCCGGATGCGGCGCCGCCCCCCCCCAGCCGCCTGATCTCCGAGCGAAGCTCCGCAACTTCGTCCACCGGCTTCTTGCGTCCGGGGAATACCTCCTTGTAGATGCTCATTATGGATGCATTGAGGGAGGCCAGGTCACGCTTTACGAGATAGTGCCGGAGCCCTGCCTCAGCAAGAAAGACTATTATGGCGGCGACGGCCAATAAAAGCGTCAGGCGAAGCTTGCGGCGAAGCTTTTCCCGTCCCGTCGTGTACGCCAGCTCTCCCGTGCGGAAATTGACCGCTTCCCCTGTCATGCAGGCCCGTACGGCGGCATAGGCTCCGGCAAGATCGCGCGCAGCCTCCTCATCTCCGGTGAAGGCTTCATACATTTCGGAGTGGATGGGGAGCGGAGACGCAGTAACACCTTCTACCTTCTGCCATCCTTTCGCAGCGGCACCATGAAGCAGCAGGCGCTCCACGGTAACTTCCCTGCCGAGTTCAACGGCGGCAAGGGTACGTGTAAGCCCACCTTCATCGTCGGAATGAAGGGGACGGAAGTAGAATGGTGCAGCATTGCGATAGACGGTGAGTGCTTCACCGTCCGTAATCGCAGTCACTCCGGCGCTTGCGGGTATGAGATTTCCCCAGTGGCAGAGGGGGGCGGTCACGAATTCCGGCTCGACACCAGCCTCGGCATGAAGGCGGATCTGCTCAGCCACATCCCGGCGTCGTGCCCATATTGCCAGAGCTTTGCCTTCCGAAAGAGGTATCCCATCGAAGATGAGCTCGTCGGTGTCGAGGGCGGTCTCACCCTTGAGTTCCAGTGGGAGCACGTCGCGCAGCTTTCGCCGGTCGGCGATGGGGAGTTCCACCTCCCGCAGGAAGAGCGAGTCCGGTTTCAGGCAGAGGATGACCCGATCCTGCTCCCGGTTTACCGGGCCGATTTTGGCGAGCAGCTCGGGGAGCGGCGTCGGCTCGTCGTTGGAGCAGCGGGCTCCTCCGGTGAAGAGGAGCGAGCCCCGGCGCTGCTGGAACCGCGCTACGACCGTTGCCGATCGCGTCTGTTGTATAACGAGATAATTCATCAGAATTCTCTCCAATAGAGGTACTGACCAAGATTCGAGGATGGAACCACCGCCTCTACCGTTCTGGTAGTTTCGCGCACCGTTGCTTCGGAGACGATGCGGTATAAGCTCGGTGTTACACTGGCGCCGCTTTGTAATTCAGGAGGCACTTCAACTCCGGGTACAAGACCTAGCTCCGAAATATTCTTAAAAGGGGATTTCTCCCGGTACTCATCCACCTGCTTTGCAAGTTCAAGATTCATCCGGTCAGTTAGAGCAGCCAAAACTGCTATCGGAGCGGTATTGATGTTTATTTTGGATGCTGCGATCCCGGATCTCTCTACCGGGTATACCGTGATTAAAGGTTTAAGCGCTTCAACAGTTGCGTGGCTGAAACCTTTTACGAGCGCCAGCTCTTCAACACTCTCCAGAACCGAGTTCTTTGCAATGTAGGGCTGTTTCAGTGCCATGTAAAAGGAAGACTCCGCGCCACCTGGGGCTGGAGTGTCATTATCATCCCGCCAGTCTGAAAGGGCATCAAGAAGGTCGAGGGGCAGATTTGCATTCTTGAGCAGCCGTGTCGCAACACCATGGTAAAATGAGTTCTCGGACCCCGCAGGTGTGAACACGTCATTCAGGTTCAGCTTTCCACTCTCATCGATGATCGTTACAACGAGCC from Geobacter sp. DSM 9736 includes the following:
- the gspN gene encoding type II secretion system protein GspN, translating into MRQRLLIVAAVAAALLLLLMLTVAFIPNEALRGVLSRGLESRGFLLQSGKVTKAFPLGIRVRNLTIGNDQGALIKADDAAVRLHVLPLLIGRVRVGLDARIGGGGVIGSYTATGGGSIVLTARAVRLEDIPFFSTKASAQVKGDLRGHAEIRKLRSTPGGDIQVEAKAVELAGVKIGVMPLPDAAYSLAQIKLRVTGGRILLQSATMQGEGLYVRLKGDVPLVASLPSAPLNLILELMPKPEFMERQKFVFLLLAKYLDTPGHYQIPIRGTLSHPSVF
- the gspK gene encoding type II secretion system minor pseudopilin GspK — translated: MMRNEKGFALIITLLVTALLVALSVEFIDDVYVGTSSRQNFVDAQQASLMANSGVEAGIKLLQLSTSSAGLLLPDPLKNPIQLEDEKGRLVVTIIDESGKLNLNDVFTPAGSENSFYHGVATRLLKNANLPLDLLDALSDWRDDNDTPAPGGAESSFYMALKQPYIAKNSVLESVEELALVKGFSHATVEALKPLITVYPVERSGIAASKININTAPIAVLAALTDRMNLELAKQVDEYREKSPFKNISELGLVPGVEVPPELQSGASVTPSLYRIVSEATVRETTRTVEAVVPSSNLGQYLYWREF
- the gspL gene encoding type II secretion system protein GspL → MNYLVIQQTRSATVVARFQQRRGSLLFTGGARCSNDEPTPLPELLAKIGPVNREQDRVILCLKPDSLFLREVELPIADRRKLRDVLPLELKGETALDTDELIFDGIPLSEGKALAIWARRRDVAEQIRLHAEAGVEPEFVTAPLCHWGNLIPASAGVTAITDGEALTVYRNAAPFYFRPLHSDDEGGLTRTLAAVELGREVTVERLLLHGAAAKGWQKVEGVTASPLPIHSEMYEAFTGDEEAARDLAGAYAAVRACMTGEAVNFRTGELAYTTGREKLRRKLRLTLLLAVAAIIVFLAEAGLRHYLVKRDLASLNASIMSIYKEVFPGRKKPVDEVAELRSEIRRLGGGGAASGTLNALRLLADLKGEDVTGIYEAEITGGQVRLKGEARSVQAVNDFRARAAAQFAGAEVGEIKSRPDGSVTFLFRGTLKGERK
- a CDS encoding general secretion pathway protein GspM; its protein translation is MKYAAYLQEQYRNMDPQTRLRIGIGIAIVLIAALLLSSINAGITTLKRKRASREAAVVEMLQLKARYREASMGAQKLANRMASVRPEDSPAKVVEETGIKGKNLQIRPLRGEQGSGFVEDAAEVKMDGLSANETVNLLFKLEKGAKPVVIKRALLKTRFDNPALFDVTLTVALLKPAPQGQR